TGTGGTGTGCCCCAATGTGCTTGGTGGGTGTCAAGGGACCACCGGTCCCTCTTCGGTCGCACCCGATGGCGAGGTCTACGGCTCGAGATTTCCGACGATCACCATCCGTGATCAGGTGGCTGTTGAGTACGCACTCGCCCAGTTCCTTGGCATCGAACGATTCGCTGGAATCGTTGGAGGGTCGATGGGTGGGATGCGCGTTCTTGAGTGGTTGGTCGGCTACCCGGAGGCTTGCGAACGAGCGGTGGTGTTGGCGGTTGGGGCAACGGCGACAGCGGAGCAGATCGCGCTCTCCTCGTTGCAGATCCGTATGATAGAGAGCGACCCCAACTTCTGCGGTGGGGATTACTACCGTTACGGGGTTGTCCCAAGCCACGGGCTTCGCCTCGCCCGTGAACTCGCTCATCTTAGCTATCGAAGTCCTGATGAACTCGATACGCGCTTTGGGCGTCGTCGTCAATCCGATTCGGCCACGGACCTTGGTGTGGATCCCTCCTTTGCGGTGGAGTCCTACCTGTCTCATCATGGGCGAAAACTTGTCCAGCGTTTCGATGCTAACTCCTATATCCGACTCTCGGAGGCGATGAACCATCACGACGTTGGGCGAGATCGAGGTGGGGTTCTCCAGGCTCTCCGACGAGTGAAGGCAAGGGTGACCGTCATTGGGATCTCCTCTGACCGCCTCTTTCCTGTGGGACAACAGCAGGCGATCGCAGAGGCGTTGCCGACCT
The Ferrimicrobium sp. DNA segment above includes these coding regions:
- a CDS encoding homoserine O-acetyltransferase; this translates as MLQKRVEAVTTAAWHTGLFAGHRQFARVLDDFTTELGAVIGPIDVAYETWGTLNADRSNAILVLHALTGDSHAVGEVEDGHATPGWWNGLIGPGLAIDTNRYFVVCPNVLGGCQGTTGPSSVAPDGEVYGSRFPTITIRDQVAVEYALAQFLGIERFAGIVGGSMGGMRVLEWLVGYPEACERAVVLAVGATATAEQIALSSLQIRMIESDPNFCGGDYYRYGVVPSHGLRLARELAHLSYRSPDELDTRFGRRRQSDSATDLGVDPSFAVESYLSHHGRKLVQRFDANSYIRLSEAMNHHDVGRDRGGVLQALRRVKARVTVIGISSDRLFPVGQQQAIAEALPTCDGLYIVDSNIGHDGFLVEVKAIGEIIRTAL